In the Pseudomonadota bacterium genome, GGCGACGTAGATCTGCCCCCACTCCGCCGAGCTGACGCCGCCGGCGAGCCAGAACGAGGCGAACCGGAGCCGCAGCGGCTCGAGCGACACGAGGAGCACGGTCATGATCGCCGCGCAGAACGCGTTCACGACGATGCCGCCCAGGATCAGCCCGAGCACGGTGACCCTCCCCCGCGGCCCGCGGGAGAGCGTGAGCACGAGCGCCGTGGCCGCCTGCGCCCCCGCGAACGCGGCGACGGGCACGACCCACCAGCCGAGCGCGGGGATCGCGTGCGGGATGGCGTAGAGCGCGACCACCGCGACGCCCGCGCCGCCGGACACGCCGAGGAGGAACGGATCGGCGAGCGGGTTGCGGCTCACGCCCTGCAGGAGGAGCCCGGCGACCGCGAGCGCCGCCCCCGTGAGCGCGGCCGCCACGACGCGCGGCACGCGGAGCTCGGCGATCACCGCCGCGAGCCCCCGATCCGCGCCGGAGATCAGCCGGATGGGCCAGTCGAGCTCGAGCGTCAGCTCCCCGCCCCTGCTGCCGAGCGCCGCGGCGGCGTACGCGGCCGCCGCGAGGAGCGCGACGGCGCAGAGCGTCACCGGTGCGACCCTGAGCCTCACGGCGCGCCCCCGTCCACCGGCGCCCTCTCGCGCAGCGCCGCCGCCAGCGCGCGCAGGCCGTCCGCGAGCCTCGGCCCGGGGCGCGACAGGAGATCGCCGTCGATCTCCGCTATCACGCGCCCCGCGGACGCGGCGGCGAGCGAGGACCACCCGGGCCGGCCCATGATCTCCGCGGCGGCGTCCTTCCCCGCGAGCCCGTTGTGCGCGACGAGCACGACCTCCGGCGCCGCGCGGATGATCGCCTCGGCCGAGATCTGGACGTACGGCTTGGTCACGCCGCTCGCGGCGTTACGTCCGCCCGCGAGCTCCACGAGCTCGGCGACGAAAGAACCCGGTCCTGCCGTCCATGGCCGGGTCGGGTCGGCCGCGTCGATCTCGACGTACACCGACGGCCGCGGCGCCGCCCCGATCCCGCGCGCGACCTCTTCCCGGACGGCGAGCATCTCCTCGG is a window encoding:
- a CDS encoding iron ABC transporter permease; the encoded protein is MRLRVAPVTLCAVALLAAAAYAAAALGSRGGELTLELDWPIRLISGADRGLAAVIAELRVPRVVAAALTGAALAVAGLLLQGVSRNPLADPFLLGVSGGAGVAVVALYAIPHAIPALGWWVVPVAAFAGAQAATALVLTLSRGPRGRVTVLGLILGGIVVNAFCAAIMTVLLVSLEPLRLRFASFWLAGGVSSAEWGQIYVAAAGVALASTFAWTRGGAINAFALGEEGAGLVGVDTRRTLRESAWAASLLTGLAVSLSGMVGYVGLIVPHAVRLLVGGDFRANVPLAAASGALILVIGDAAARSVISPAELPVGVLTALIGTPILFALIRREMRRGA